A single Dechloromonas denitrificans DNA region contains:
- the queE gene encoding 7-carboxy-7-deazaguanine synthase QueE, whose protein sequence is MPLRITEIFYSLQGEATRVGLPTVFVRLTGCPLRCVWCDTTYSFTGGEPASIESVLAEVAKYPVRQVCVTGGEPLSQKDCLPLLSALSDAGYDVSLETSGALDIAPVDPRVSRIMDLKAPDSGESAKNRWENLAVLQPRDEIKIVIASRADYEWARQVLREHRLDQLCPVLLSPAQGLVEARALAEWILEDGLNVRFQMQLHKLLWGNIKGK, encoded by the coding sequence GTGCCGCTGCGCATCACCGAAATTTTCTACTCCCTGCAAGGGGAGGCTACGCGGGTCGGCCTGCCGACCGTTTTCGTCCGCCTGACCGGTTGTCCGCTCCGCTGCGTGTGGTGCGATACGACGTACAGTTTCACCGGCGGCGAGCCGGCGAGCATCGAATCGGTGCTCGCCGAAGTCGCCAAATATCCGGTTCGCCAGGTTTGCGTGACCGGCGGCGAACCGCTTTCCCAGAAGGACTGCCTGCCGCTGCTCAGCGCCTTGTCCGATGCCGGTTACGATGTTTCGCTGGAAACCTCGGGGGCGCTCGACATTGCGCCGGTCGATCCGCGCGTTTCGCGCATCATGGATCTCAAGGCGCCGGATTCCGGCGAGTCGGCGAAGAATCGTTGGGAAAATCTCGCCGTCTTGCAGCCGCGCGACGAGATCAAAATCGTCATTGCCTCGCGGGCCGATTACGAATGGGCGCGTCAGGTTCTGCGCGAGCACCGCCTCGACCAATTGTGCCCGGTGCTGCTGTCGCCGGCGCAAGGACTCGTCGAGGCGCGAGCGCTGGCCGAGTGGATTCTTGAAGACGGCCTGAATGTGCGCTTTCAGATGCAGTTGCACAAACTGCTTTGGGGTAACATCAAAGGCAAATAA
- a CDS encoding PilZ domain-containing protein, which produces MTQNRRQFSRVHFHSDAHLFLAGSESPVELVDLSLKGALIRPAGGFFATLGSKGTLKIGLDETGASISMEVTIVHHQGDLYGLACREIDLDSVTHLRRLVALNLGDEALLERELSLLTRL; this is translated from the coding sequence ATGACCCAGAACCGCCGCCAGTTTTCACGTGTTCATTTCCATAGTGATGCGCATCTCTTTCTTGCCGGCAGCGAGAGCCCGGTGGAACTGGTCGACCTGTCGTTGAAAGGAGCCTTGATTCGGCCGGCCGGCGGATTCTTCGCCACCCTCGGCAGCAAAGGCACCCTGAAGATCGGGCTCGACGAAACCGGCGCCAGCATCAGCATGGAAGTGACCATCGTTCATCACCAGGGCGATCTTTACGGACTGGCCTGCCGGGAAATCGATCTCGACAGCGTGACCCACCTGCGTCGGCTGGTTGCCCTCAATCTGGGTGACGAAGCCTTGCTCGAACGCGAGCTCTCGCTGCTTACCAGACTCTGA
- the ybgF gene encoding tol-pal system protein YbgF, with protein sequence MQPVRIALLLAALGSVSAQAGVFDDTEARRQVTDLSIKTEARFDQQARGQLELSGQIQRQAEEIARLRGQVETLNYELETAKKRQQDFYLDLDTRLRKLEPQTGGNAGADPAGAANTKPTGDPAREGQEYEAALNQFKAAKYKEAGAAFATFVQKYPDSSLAPNAQYWLGNAWYAQRNCTKAIEAQSVVTTKYADSAKAPDAWLAIATCQQELGNPTGTKRSLETVIAKYPNTPAAESAQQRLKKK encoded by the coding sequence ATGCAGCCGGTTCGAATCGCCCTTTTGCTTGCCGCGCTGGGTTCCGTATCGGCCCAGGCCGGCGTTTTTGACGACACCGAAGCACGTCGTCAGGTCACCGATCTGAGCATCAAGACGGAGGCGCGATTCGACCAGCAGGCCCGTGGCCAGCTCGAACTGTCCGGACAGATCCAGCGCCAGGCGGAGGAAATTGCCCGCCTGCGCGGCCAGGTCGAGACGCTCAATTACGAGCTGGAAACAGCCAAGAAGCGCCAGCAGGATTTTTACCTTGATCTCGACACCCGGCTACGCAAGCTGGAACCGCAGACCGGCGGCAACGCCGGGGCCGATCCGGCCGGCGCGGCGAATACCAAGCCGACCGGCGACCCGGCCCGCGAAGGCCAGGAATACGAGGCGGCGCTGAATCAATTCAAGGCTGCAAAATACAAGGAGGCCGGTGCCGCCTTCGCGACCTTTGTCCAGAAATATCCGGACAGTTCGCTGGCCCCCAACGCCCAATACTGGCTGGGTAACGCCTGGTACGCCCAGCGCAACTGCACCAAGGCGATCGAGGCGCAGAGCGTGGTCACCACCAAGTACGCCGACAGCGCCAAGGCGCCGGATGCCTGGCTGGCCATCGCCACCTGCCAGCAGGAACTCGGCAACCCGACTGGCACCAAGCGTTCGCTGGAAACCGTGATCGCCAAGTATCCCAACACCCCAGCCGCTGAATCGGCGCAGCAACGCCTGAAGAAGAAGTAA
- a CDS encoding energy transducer TonB, with amino-acid sequence MIDEIREEPGKKYALAFTLLVHVGLIAALFLGVQWKRSAPEVMEVELWSSRPMPAQFVPPPPPPEPEVKSEPKPLPKVEPKVEPPPPKKPDIVVKEEKKPPKPEPKKPEPPKPEPPKPEPKKPEVKPEPKKPEAKPEVKKPDPPKFDFDKELARETSNLKARPSTQHMANAAAAEAEQRASSNKRGLADYSAKIRGKIRGNIALPPSIQGNPEAIFEVDQLPSGEVLAVKLKRSSGNPALDGAIERAIRKSSPLPKPDDPSLFQRTLEIKYKPNEE; translated from the coding sequence ATGATCGACGAGATACGCGAAGAGCCGGGCAAAAAATACGCGTTGGCGTTCACCTTGCTGGTGCACGTCGGCCTGATTGCTGCGCTTTTCCTTGGCGTGCAGTGGAAGCGCAGTGCGCCGGAGGTGATGGAAGTCGAGCTGTGGTCGAGCCGGCCGATGCCGGCCCAGTTCGTGCCGCCGCCACCGCCGCCCGAGCCGGAGGTGAAGTCGGAGCCGAAACCGTTGCCCAAGGTCGAGCCGAAGGTCGAACCGCCGCCGCCCAAGAAACCGGATATCGTGGTCAAGGAAGAAAAGAAGCCGCCCAAGCCGGAACCCAAGAAACCGGAACCGCCGAAGCCCGAGCCACCAAAACCGGAACCGAAGAAACCGGAAGTCAAGCCGGAGCCGAAGAAGCCCGAGGCCAAACCGGAAGTGAAGAAACCGGACCCGCCGAAGTTCGATTTCGACAAGGAACTGGCCCGCGAGACGTCCAACCTGAAAGCCCGTCCGAGCACCCAGCATATGGCCAACGCTGCGGCGGCCGAGGCCGAGCAACGCGCCTCCTCGAACAAGCGCGGACTGGCCGATTACTCGGCCAAGATTCGCGGCAAGATTCGCGGCAATATTGCGCTGCCGCCGAGCATCCAGGGCAACCCGGAAGCGATTTTCGAAGTCGATCAGTTACCGTCCGGCGAAGTGCTGGCCGTCAAACTCAAGCGTTCGAGCGGCAATCCGGCACTGGACGGGGCCATCGAGCGCGCCATCCGCAAATCTTCGCCATTGCCCAAGCCGGACGATCCGTCCTTGTTCCAGCGCACGCTGGAAATAAAATACAAGCCCAATGAAGAGTAA
- the pal gene encoding peptidoglycan-associated lipoprotein Pal — protein MKKLLIPALISAFILGCSSTPIPDEGGAPVESRSGSGTGVASVVADGLDASGLPRELTDPKSKLSQRSIYFDLDKYDVKDEYKDLVAAHAKYLVTNKGFKVLLQGNTDERGSREYNLSLGQKRADAVKRSLVLLGAREDQVESVSLGEEKPKNPGSDESAWAENRRADILYKAADGRGEF, from the coding sequence ATGAAAAAACTACTTATCCCCGCTCTGATCTCTGCCTTTATCCTCGGTTGCAGCTCGACCCCGATTCCTGACGAAGGCGGTGCCCCGGTTGAATCGCGCAGTGGTTCCGGTACCGGTGTCGCCTCGGTTGTCGCCGATGGCCTCGATGCCAGCGGCCTGCCGCGTGAATTGACCGATCCGAAGAGCAAGCTCTCCCAGCGCAGCATCTACTTCGATCTCGACAAGTACGACGTCAAGGACGAATACAAGGATCTGGTCGCGGCCCACGCCAAGTACCTGGTCACCAACAAGGGCTTCAAGGTGCTGCTCCAGGGCAATACCGACGAGCGCGGCAGCCGCGAATACAACCTGTCGCTCGGCCAGAAGCGCGCCGATGCGGTGAAGCGTTCGCTGGTCCTGCTCGGCGCCCGTGAAGACCAGGTCGAGTCGGTCAGCCTCGGCGAGGAAAAGCCGAAGAATCCGGGCAGCGACGAAAGCGCCTGGGCTGAAAACCGTCGTGCCGACATCCTGTACAAGGCTGCCGACGGCCGCGGCGAGTTCTAA
- the tolB gene encoding Tol-Pal system beta propeller repeat protein TolB, with protein MHRISRRVFLTLALLTTGLAQAQLSIEITGAGANRIPVAIADFVGDGAASRIVTATVRSDLERSGLFKLVDTTGAALDENSPVNHADWKSKGADALAAGSIGRSPDGRMEARFRLYDTQKAVSLGGAAYVTGNEQLRAAGHRIADFIYEKLTGEKGVFSTRIAYVVKTRGRFLLQVADADGQGAATALSSIEPIISPTWSPDGSKLAYVSFEKKKPIIYVHSLATGQRYIVANQKGSNSAPAWAPDGRKLAVVLSKDGNSQIYSVNADGSGAPQRLTQSAGIDTEPRYSADGASIYFTSDRGGSPQIYRMGAGGGDAQRVSFEGNYNVSPRPSADGKTLAFITRREGRFQLAAMDLANRQVQVLTDSNKDESPSFAPNSRMILIATETGGRGVLSAVSSDGRIKQRLSVAAGDVREPAWGPFIK; from the coding sequence ATGCATCGTATATCCCGTCGTGTTTTTCTGACCTTGGCCCTGCTGACCACAGGACTTGCCCAGGCCCAGCTTTCCATCGAAATTACCGGTGCCGGCGCCAACCGCATTCCGGTAGCGATTGCCGATTTTGTCGGCGATGGTGCCGCCTCGCGGATCGTCACCGCGACCGTCCGTTCCGACCTTGAGCGCAGCGGCCTGTTCAAGCTGGTCGATACGACCGGCGCCGCGCTCGACGAGAATTCGCCGGTCAATCACGCCGACTGGAAGAGCAAGGGAGCCGACGCGCTGGCCGCCGGCAGCATCGGGCGCAGCCCGGATGGCCGGATGGAAGCCCGCTTCCGTCTATACGACACGCAGAAAGCCGTATCGCTGGGCGGCGCCGCCTATGTCACCGGCAACGAGCAGCTACGCGCCGCCGGCCACCGGATCGCCGATTTCATCTACGAAAAGCTGACCGGCGAGAAAGGCGTGTTTTCGACCCGCATCGCCTACGTCGTCAAGACCCGTGGCCGTTTCCTGCTTCAGGTCGCCGATGCCGACGGCCAAGGGGCGGCGACCGCGCTGAGCTCGATCGAACCGATTATTTCGCCGACCTGGTCGCCGGATGGCAGCAAGCTGGCCTATGTTTCCTTCGAGAAGAAGAAGCCGATCATTTATGTTCATTCGTTGGCTACCGGGCAGCGTTACATCGTCGCCAACCAGAAAGGCTCGAATTCGGCCCCGGCCTGGGCGCCGGATGGCCGCAAGCTGGCCGTCGTCCTGTCGAAGGACGGCAATTCGCAGATCTATTCGGTCAATGCCGATGGCAGCGGCGCTCCGCAGCGCCTGACCCAGTCGGCCGGCATCGATACCGAACCGCGTTACTCGGCGGATGGTGCCAGCATCTATTTCACCTCCGACCGCGGCGGCAGCCCGCAGATTTACCGGATGGGGGCCGGCGGTGGCGATGCCCAGCGCGTCAGCTTCGAAGGCAATTACAACGTCTCGCCGCGGCCCTCGGCCGATGGCAAGACGCTGGCCTTCATCACCCGCCGCGAAGGCCGTTTTCAGCTCGCCGCCATGGATCTGGCCAACCGCCAGGTGCAGGTGCTGACCGACTCCAATAAAGACGAATCGCCCAGTTTTGCACCCAACAGCCGCATGATCCTGATCGCCACAGAAACCGGCGGGCGCGGCGTACTATCGGCTGTTTCCAGCGATGGCAGGATCAAACAACGCCTTTCGGTCGCCGCAGGTGATGTACGCGAACCGGCCTGGGGTCCATTCATCAAGTAA